A segment of the Terribacillus aidingensis genome:
TTCACTGCTCCATATGATTCCAGGCTATTACCTACCAGCATAATGATTATTACGATTAGTCCAAGATAATGTTTCATTTTTCTTTCTCCCCTGTCCGACCATTTTAGAAACAGTATGAACAGAGATGAAAAAGCTTATACACTTTTGATAGAATGCTAGAGTAAATATTGGAGCTGTTTGGTCCAGCTGACCAGTTGAAGAAATACATTACTTACAGTTGTCCCGATAACAATCGTCAGTAAAATAAGCAGCATCCTTGCCTCAAATACTTTCCCTTTTTTTATTAATGCATCTACATTGACCCCCATCAATATACGCCAAGTAATTGCCATAAAAGCTATGTGGGAAACTATACCCAGCATCGCATCCTGTCCTAATACCGCAAACATGATATACACTCCTTAACGGATAAACAGGTAAATACGCGCTTTTTAGCCACATAATACCTTGATATCCAAATTTCCGTACCATTAAACCCGTTTCTTTCAAATTATAACGGCATTTGCTAAGCCCCGCCATCATTATTGCCCAGGAAATGACATAATAAAAAAACAGCATTCCTTGTGGGAATGCTGTTTTTATCAGCGGGCGTGAGACGCGACATCAAGTCGGTTGATTGCCCGGTTAAGCGCTTGTTCAGCGCGGATCTGGTCTAAGTTAGCCTGCTTATCCTGCAGACGTTTCTCAGCGCGTTGCTTCGCCTGTTCTGCACGGTCCACATCAATGTCA
Coding sequences within it:
- a CDS encoding DUF1146 family protein; the protein is MFAVLGQDAMLGIVSHIAFMAITWRILMGVNVDALIKKGKVFEARMLLILLTIVIGTTVSNVFLQLVSWTKQLQYLL